The Sphingomonas sanxanigenens DSM 19645 = NX02 genome includes a region encoding these proteins:
- a CDS encoding Ppx/GppA family phosphatase, with amino-acid sequence MVVLNLFQRSSSAPVLDRSAIIDIGSNSVRLVVYDGPRRSPATLFNEKVLAGLGRGLSSTGALDRRAMDAALVALARFRRLCVEMAVGNLRTVATAAVRDASNGPRFVQRIEALGLPVELLSGEQEAEAAGLGVISGIPEADGIVGDMGGGSLELVRVRGGAVHNRLSLPLGALRIAAIRAKGKRALDSFVRKALADVDWINESQGLPFYLVGGSWRALARLDMHATGYLLPIVHHYEMEPTAAARLVRVLAQIDKRKLKQITEISPGRIPTLLDSALLLAVLGRALGSSALIASANGLREGLLYQNLTEEERAIDPLIAAAREEGVRQGRFREHGDLLARWIAPLFDGESGQQQRLRHAACLLADVGWRANPDFRAERGVETALHGNWVGVDAHGRAMMAQALSANFGGGAALMEQLLSICARPDLERAQQWGLAMRLGQRLSGGVAGPLESSRVEVGEGALRLFLSTEDAPLYGEAVERRHRQLSVAMGLTPVLTS; translated from the coding sequence ATGGTCGTGCTCAACCTGTTCCAGCGTAGTTCCTCCGCGCCTGTGCTCGATCGCTCGGCGATCATCGACATCGGCTCCAACTCCGTCCGCCTCGTCGTCTATGACGGGCCGCGCCGCTCGCCGGCGACCTTGTTCAACGAGAAGGTGCTTGCCGGTCTCGGCCGTGGGCTCTCGTCGACGGGCGCGCTCGATCGCCGGGCAATGGATGCGGCGCTGGTCGCGCTGGCGCGCTTCCGCCGGCTCTGCGTCGAGATGGCCGTCGGCAATCTGCGCACGGTCGCGACCGCCGCGGTACGCGATGCTTCCAACGGCCCGCGTTTCGTCCAGCGGATCGAGGCGCTGGGGCTGCCGGTCGAACTTCTGAGCGGCGAACAGGAAGCGGAGGCCGCCGGCCTCGGCGTGATCTCGGGCATTCCCGAGGCCGACGGTATCGTCGGCGATATGGGCGGCGGCAGCCTCGAACTGGTGCGCGTGCGCGGCGGCGCGGTGCACAATCGCCTCTCGCTGCCGCTCGGCGCGCTGCGCATCGCCGCGATCCGCGCCAAGGGTAAGCGCGCGCTCGACAGCTTCGTGCGCAAGGCGCTGGCCGATGTCGACTGGATCAACGAGAGTCAGGGGCTGCCCTTCTATCTCGTCGGTGGATCATGGCGCGCGCTGGCGCGGCTCGACATGCATGCGACCGGCTACCTGCTGCCGATCGTCCATCATTATGAGATGGAGCCCACCGCCGCGGCGCGGCTCGTGCGCGTGCTGGCGCAGATCGACAAACGCAAGCTGAAGCAGATCACCGAGATTTCACCGGGGCGCATCCCCACCCTGCTCGATTCCGCGCTGCTGCTGGCGGTACTTGGCCGCGCGCTGGGATCGAGCGCGCTGATCGCATCGGCCAACGGCCTGCGCGAAGGACTGCTCTACCAGAATCTGACCGAAGAAGAGCGCGCGATCGATCCGCTGATCGCGGCCGCGCGCGAGGAAGGGGTGCGGCAGGGCCGCTTCCGCGAGCATGGCGACCTGCTCGCGCGCTGGATCGCACCGCTGTTCGATGGCGAGAGCGGGCAGCAACAGCGGCTGCGCCACGCCGCCTGCCTGCTGGCCGATGTGGGCTGGCGCGCCAACCCCGATTTCCGTGCCGAACGCGGCGTCGAGACGGCGCTGCACGGCAATTGGGTCGGCGTCGACGCGCACGGCCGCGCGATGATGGCGCAGGCGCTGTCGGCCAATTTCGGTGGCGGTGCCGCGCTGATGGAACAGCTTCTGTCGATCTGCGCCCGGCCCGACCTGGAACGCGCGCAGCAATGGGGATTGGCGATGCGCCTCGGCCAGCGGCTCAGCGGCGGCGTCGCCGGTCCGCTGGAATCGAGCCGCGTCGAGGTGGGCGAGGGGGCATTGCGGCTGTTCCTCAGCACCGAAGATGCGCCGCTCTATGGCGAGGCCGTCGAGCGTCGCCACCGCCAGCTCTCGGTCGCAATGGGACTCACGCCCGTATTGACGAGTTGA